The Flavobacterium faecale genomic sequence ATAGATAAAAAACGTTTTTTCTATTGGGTTAACGATCCAATATTCTAAAACTCCAGCTTCTTCGTATAAGTCAAATTTGTATTTCAATTCTTTTTTTGAATTTCCAGGAGAAAGAATTTCAATAACTAGATCAGGCGCTCCAAAAGCTCCTCTTTGGTCCAATTTGTTATCATCGCAAATTATACACAAATCGGGTTGTACTACGGTAAAGACCTCACTGTCATTTGTCGACTTTTTTTTATCTAATAATCGAACATCAAATGGTGCAGAGAATAGATTGTATGAGTTTTTTTTAAAGCAATTGCATAAAACTCCTGTCAAATTACTTGATGTTTTTTGATGTAACGTTCCTGGTGCGCTCCCTAATTTGTATAATTTGCCCTTGTGCAGTTCGACTCTATCTTCAAATAACCAAGTCAGGTATTCGGCGTATGAATAGGTTTGTTCAAAGTCTAATTGATTAATGTTGGTTACCATTATTTGTTCGTTTCTTCAAAGATAAAATAATTAAATAGTATTACTCCTTAACATTCACTCTTATCCCTTTGGAATGGCTGGAGAATTCAGGAGCATACATACTTTGTATCGTCGTTATTCCATTCGAAAAATCCCCTTTGTTATTTACTCGAATATCGTATTCCAAAACGTAAGTTCCTTTGTTGATCTTATCGAAAAAGAAATGTGTAGCAACATCTTTAGTGCTTTTGTAAAATCCTAGTCCGCCTTTGTATTCATAACCTGAAAGAACATCTATGGGCTCAAAACAAGAAGCACGTAGGTCTTTGAGATGTACAAATTCCATATCCTCCTTGGTTGCTACAACCAATCGTACTGTTACCAAATCACCGATTTTTAAATTATTTGTCGTACTTATTTTTTGAAGTACGTTGCCTTTGTCGGTAGCTTTTTTGAGGTACAACTCTTTATTAACAGATAAACTTGTATTGGTATTGCTTTTAATATTGTCTAAAACCTCAAAATACTGCCAATAAATGCCGCCATAGCCAGGTACTTTTGATTTGTTTTCGATAACAATCGTTGCCATGTCTTTTTTGATTTCGTCGGCTTTCCAGTTTATTTTTAAGTATCCTGTTTCAGCTTCCTTTTCGTTCTCAGCTAGTTTTTTAGTGAAGATTTTTTGGTCACCTATAGATATTTTGGTGTTGTCTTTCACGCTCAACCAATCGCTCCCTTGCAGGAGTAATGCGTACACAGCCTCGGTCGTAGCTTTGGTTGTAGGCCAGTTTTTGGTCTGTTTGTTTTTGAGTAACCATACTTTCATGGCATTAACAGCTTTGGTATCATTAGTAACTTCGGTAAAAGCTTCAATCAATAATGCTTGCATTTCAATAGGTGCTTGATACCAATACCAACCCGATTTGTTAGCAATCCAATACATGCCCCAATCTTCATTATTAGATGCAGTTTCTTTTAAGCTAGTGATGATTTTTTTGGCGGTTTCTTTGTCGCCAAATCTATGGAGCACCAATGCTGCCATTCCTTTTTCATATAAGGTATAATTCAACCAGTCTTTTTTGAGTGCGGCTATGTTGGCTTGAGTTGCTTTCTGTACTTCGCTTCCCAAGGGATATGCTTTTAAATAGAAACTACGAGTGTATAAATAGTGCAGGTCAGTACTTGTATTTAACCAAATTAATTTCCCGCTTTCTGTGCTGTTTTTGATTCTTAAATTATAATTTTTAATGAATTTCGAATCGACATATGGAATTCCTTTTGCTGCGATTGTTGCGACGCTTTCGGCTATGATGGCATCCGTACTCAGTTTTTCTAAATGTCCCAAACCGGCAAGAATGTGTCTTGTAATGTATTCGTTTTCGTCACTACCGTCGAACCATGCAAATCCGCCAGAAGCTTTTTGTTTTTGCTGTAGCTTACTAAATATCACTTCTTGGCTATTTTTCATTTTTTCTAAATCAAAAAGTGTTGCCAATTGTTGCTTCTTTTCGTCTTCGGTTTTTGCATCATTCAACCAAGGTGTTTCGGCAAGGAGTATTGATTTCAATTCCTCATTTACTTCTAGTTTCGAATTTAATTTACCATTTTTTCTCCAATCTTCAAACAAAGTAGCGATTTTTGGATTGCTATTTATTATGGTTGTCGCCATAGCATTGGCATAGAAACGTGCAAAAGTTTGTTCGGCACACTCGTGTTCATATTCCATCAAATACGGCAAAGATTGCAATGCCATCCAAGTAGGGTTGGAGGTGTATTCTAAGGTGAGTTGGTGGTTACGAAGGGTGGTCGAACTATTATTTTTTAGGTTTTCAAAAGTATATTCTTTAGTACTGTTTTCACGTACCCAAACCGGAATACTTTCGGTTACCAACATCGAATTGGTTAGCACCGGAATTATGTTTTCTTCCCCATCAGAATAGTTTCCTGCTTTTGCCAGAACCTTGTATTGCAGTGCCTGCACACCCACGGGCACCACAATTTTCCAGCTGGCCGTAGTATTTCCCATGGCATTTACTGAGAAATTCTGAGTTGTTTTGATGTTCATCATTTTGCTGTCTATCGGTTGCATAGTGGTGGCGTCAAATAGTTGTAACACGGCCAAACCGGTTTTGGGTTGAGCAGTCATGTTGCTGATTTTGGTTGTAATAGTGATGGTGTCTTTCTCTCTCAAAAAACGAGGGAAATTTGGTGTAACCATTAATTCTTTTTGAGTAATGACATTTTGTTCCATGTAGCCCGAAACAGCATTTTTATTGTGAGCAAACAATCGCAACTTCCAAGCCGTCAATGCCTCAGGAGAAGTGAAATTAAAACTGATAGTTCCTTTATTATCTGTGCGCAAATGCGGAAAAAAGAATGCCGTTTCAGAAAGGTTAGTTCTTGTTTTTACTTGACTGGCGATTTGATTACCCATAGTAGTAGGTAGACCAGTTGAATCTTTTTCTTTTTTATTTGTTCCATAACCTACCACAACTATTTCTTCTGCTTTTGCAGTAACAGGTTTAACAAATTTTACTTGATCAACTTGTGGAGCTTTAGGTAGTGTTATTGTTTTAATGCTTATCGGCGAGTTACTTACCTTAGCATCTACCACAGTCAAAACGGCATCGGGGTCGCCATGAATGGTCATGCCATAATAAAAACCAAACCAGTTTAATCGTGTTTGTTCATCGATTATTTCAAATTGTGGTAACTCTAAAGGAACTAAATAAGTATAAGTTGTTGCTTTACTTAGGTCTTTTGAAAAGTCGATATTATTATAGTTGTACTCATGAAAACCAAGTGGTTGCCAATCAACCTTCGTGAACTGATCTAATGAACGGTCATACATTGATGCCAAAACTTCCGATTCTTTTTGTGTGTTTTTTGTGTTTAATTTAAACGACCAATTTTCAATTTGGCCTGGATCAATTTTGGATCTCATACTCTCAATAGTCCATGACAAAGTTGGACTTATTTCTTTCAAAGCAATTTGTAATTGTTGACTAAAATTATCATTTTCAAATTGGGACTGAAAGCCAATTCCAATGCTGTTTTTAAATTTTTCATCAACAGGAATTTTTATTATAGCGACATTAT encodes the following:
- a CDS encoding Uma2 family endonuclease, which gives rise to MVTNINQLDFEQTYSYAEYLTWLFEDRVELHKGKLYKLGSAPGTLHQKTSSNLTGVLCNCFKKNSYNLFSAPFDVRLLDKKKSTNDSEVFTVVQPDLCIICDDNKLDQRGAFGAPDLVIEILSPGNSKKELKYKFDLYEEAGVLEYWIVNPIEKTFFIYVLKNDQFIGLHPLIEEDTITSPLFPQLDFVLEEIFK